In a genomic window of Streptococcus oralis subsp. tigurinus:
- a CDS encoding GNAT family N-acetyltransferase, whose translation MKTTCSIRKMQESDIQDLSRGFISQGWPGREEILDRYFLEQESGEREVLVAEVEGAVAGYITILPDAKQGPFAGMAPELSDFNVFEPFQNQGIGNLLLEEAEKRVRLISDKVTLGVGLHSGYGPAQRLYIKRGYIPDGTGVWYQNHRPAMDAICEDIGDLVLYLSKDLI comes from the coding sequence ATGAAGACGACATGTTCAATTAGAAAAATGCAAGAATCTGACATACAAGATCTATCTCGAGGATTTATCAGCCAAGGTTGGCCGGGTAGAGAAGAAATTTTGGATAGATATTTTCTTGAACAAGAAAGTGGGGAGAGAGAAGTCTTAGTTGCAGAGGTTGAGGGTGCTGTAGCGGGTTACATTACGATTTTACCCGATGCTAAGCAGGGTCCCTTTGCTGGAATGGCTCCAGAACTTTCAGATTTCAATGTTTTTGAGCCCTTTCAAAATCAAGGTATTGGAAATCTCTTGCTGGAAGAAGCAGAAAAACGAGTTAGGCTCATATCGGATAAGGTGACCCTTGGTGTTGGGCTCCATTCAGGGTATGGACCTGCCCAGAGATTGTACATCAAACGAGGCTATATTCCAGATGGGACGGGTGTTTGGTATCAAAATCACAGACCGGCTATGGATGCTATTTGTGAAGATATCGGTGACCTTGTTTTATATCTGTCAAAAGATTTGATTTAA